In Gossypium hirsutum isolate 1008001.06 chromosome A10, Gossypium_hirsutum_v2.1, whole genome shotgun sequence, the DNA window TGAACACACGCACATTTACAAACACAGAGACAATCGCAATCAATCGAAAAACAGAGAAGgtgattttccttttctttttaatccTCTGTTCTTTTTACTTATTTCAATCGATTTCTTTATCATTTTACACCAAAAAAAGGTCAAAAAAAAGCAAGAGAAAAGGAACGAAACTTACCTGCGTTTGATGCCTTCGAATCCTCACTTGTTTCGCCGCGATCGAAACCAAGTGGCGATTCGGGGTTTGTGAGCAGGACACACGAGTCTTTCGGTCCGATGAAGCCTTGATTGACTCTTGAATGAGTCGAAAGGAGAGGCAGGAGAACAGACCTTCGAAGGGCTGTTAAACGGCGAAGGGTTGGGGGCaccctagttttttttttctttcttgcttTTTGAAAATGGCTGCACACCCTTTTAGGGTTTATTTCGGTGACCATAAGGGCCCTTCAGACGTCACCGTTTTAGGCTAAATTAATGGCCTCAAAACGACTGCGTTCAAGGCTACAGCCCGATGACCCGACCCGCACACGCTCAAGATCCCCGTGTCTAGTTGCTGATGGGATATTTTCAACAGAGGTCCCTCCTCTTTTGCGCTGCATCTCAATTAGCTATTttgtatttcttttgtttttttaattcgtCCTGTAATTTGCGCTTATTTGCAATTAGATCCGAGCCTTTGCATATTGCCAGTTTTAGTCCCTTTGCATTTGCACGCATGGCATATTGGTCCCTGTcgtcattatttttttatttcctaattttccccttgttttaatttaattttaattaaatcctttTAGTTTATAACTTTTATTCTTAATTACTTATTTGTACAATTgttttgaagatttttttttatgttaatatttcgtatttcttttattttctatatatatatttgtacatgcataattttgttttgttttataaagtcatcattttaaatttctttttttttgcgtTAAGCTATTTTAATATCCTTTTATAACtttttgtttaaatattaatatatatgtatactttgtattaaagttaattttattttatatgtacatattattaaCCTTATACTATTTTACGTAcatgatttcttttaaatttattcttgtatttttgttatataatCCTACATGATGTGTCTTTTAAATCATTATTATCATAAGtgtgtatatatttattaatgaCTGTATTTCATCTAGATATATATTTCTAAATCTATACGTTTTATACATAtagttttcttatatatataagcaCATTCTTAAAgctattatataatttattataaaattaacttaacCTTGTatgtatttctatgtttttacaaataattgtttttaaagttatttatgtatatatgttctGTAAATCTATTGTGTATATTACCTAGGATTATATTTTATCATGCATTCttgctatttttttatatactacatatgttatttaaattttattttattgtgtgTATTTTAGCCAATATTTTTAACACTTTatacattatgtattttttaaaaaaatattcattctaTAACACATTTTTTAATGATTGCATGTGTATATTAAGCTTGTCTTTACAAATGTTTTCTAATTTatcaatccatcaattcatatagtGTGTATCATGTACTTATCAttgttttaaaatagttttataccATGTTGCTTCTTTGGTTTGCATTTTGTTTTGTACATCTAGTAGTAACCATTTTATATTATGACATGTATGTTGTCgttgcatattatttattcattgctTTATATTGTCATGTTAATTATTCTCTATGCATGATcgaaattgaattatattttcaAGTTAGTTATACTTAGTTGTTTAAGTGCTTGTTAGTTGACTAAATAAATTGCATTATCTTCATTCTTCCATTGTCATACTTTTATGCGTACATATATTATCCCATATCATTGTTTTCCACTTAGTTTAcgaaatgtggttttataaaatccaaatttttatgACTTGTTTCGTCTTATTTCGAGTCGAATTAATgcgatttaagttaattttataatcagtcatgttttctaaaaatcctttaaaacgaaggcgatgTTCGATATTTAgaaattcgcggaatcgtgccctaacgtgctgggttgcaatttctcgtttgctcaaaataatcgaatgtccctttggaatttcattcatgtttcctaaaaactctttaaaacgaaggtaatactcgatgtttggcaatttggGAATCGTGccttatcgtgctgggttgcgatttcccgtttgttcaaaacaatcgaatattcctttggaatttcacCCATGTCTTTAAAGATTCTATAAAACGAAGGTAATAtttgatgtttggcaattcggggaatcgtgccctatcgtgctgggttgcgatttcctgttggttcaaaataatcgaatatccccattagaatttcactcatgtttcttaaaaattctaaaaataagaCAATGCTCgatgtttagaaattcgaggaattgtgccctactgtgctgggtttcggttttacGTTGGACTAAATAATCGGGCATCCTTCTGTAATTTTCAACTTATAAACTTTTGAAAGTCAAAATTTATCGTGTTTTCGAGGGTATAAAAGattgtgtcctatcgtgctggatatgATGCTATATTCCTCCAAAACGAGAAGACTTTGACGaccaactcgggttattcaaatgttattaaaaagaaccacatttcagaaatatttttaattttagacataatgacagtatttaatcgatttggtaccaattttgggcgtaatgagggtgctcatccctcctcatgcgtaaccgactcctaaacccgttttctcaaaagttcgtagaccaaaatcattgttttagtaaaccaaaaaatattttattaaaataaccaaattcttaggtgatccgatcacaccaaaacaaaaagatcggtggtgactccacatttttcgtttttcaaaaagtcgattcccttttttttcattaaaattttaaatttgaaaaatggtttcgacaaatataatacaaatattttttaaaaaaattaaaaattaatatggacgGGCTTAAATGGGCTTTGGGTTAATCTTTTGCAAATATGGAcaagtttggacaaaattttaagttcGAATTTCGAGCTAGGTCGGGCTTGAATAAGCATAAAGTATATTAGGACCAATCCAAATCTGATCCAACCCGGCTCATGAACacctctacatacatatacatacataacaTATAAATGTTGAGTTTAGAGAAAATTTAAAAGTGATGAAAACAaatcaacattaaaaaaattaaataaaaccaaaacaaattgaattatatttgtaTTCATATCAAATTATacttattcttttaatttagttaagATGATAATCAACCTTTTCTGATAATAAgataaattaactaattattggCATTAAATTTCTTGATAAATTTTTTTGCTATCTATAAGTTATTAGTGTAATGGTGGGCTATATTATTGATTATAATATAAATTGacattgaaaatattttttattaaaaatatttttttatatattcataataattttaaattattttttatttatattaaattacacTTATTATTTATCTTCCTATTAAACAAACAATAATAAgcaaacaaattaattaataattgtgATCACCTTTCCTGATAACTTATCTCTTAGTTTTATATATCATTTATATCGGTgctttcatatattatataagtACTTTTCTTTATTCATGCGATACACATGTTGATTGTATATATTAactaaataaacatttaattatttcttattttttgtcATAAATTTTGTAATATCTCACTAATAATATggttataaaattaaaacataataatatataagtttaattttaaaaatataataactgatattagattaaatttaaataagcaatattctacaattatttttaaaatataaatattataataaaagatcgtgtgaaattttttttatatagtttgtaacttaattttaattgttaattaatgAATCAAGattgttaattaattttaaatattataaccaCTAAAAAAATTGTTGtaatactatttatatatttaaatatctatttcaattttaatagtttatttaatttttaaaattagtaataaatgtaaaaaatgttataaaataaagagagacagagagaataaagaacaaagaaaatatgaaagcaataaagaatgtactttattgatcacgTGAATGATTTGCAATGCTtgatcagagtctctatttataagcataagaagtataaaagaagtagatatctaattctaataactattagaatttaaagtacatcaaaactttatcttgatcatgatggacatccacttaataagatattcataacactcccccttggatgtccattaatATGCcttgttaaaaccttattaggaaaaactatgtgagataaaaaaaaaaccctaatgaaggaaaaaaaatacaCAATCTTCTATTATTATAAGTTACCTCGTTAAAAatttttaccaggaaaacccaatggaacaaaaccttggttaaaggaaaagagtacaacttgTTTTTAGACTCTCCCTGATGGCAACATTACATTACATTTTTGAGTTGATgcattccaatcttgtgtagtagtctttcaaatgttgaatttgACAATGCCCTAGtaaaaagatctgctaaattatcactGGAACGAATTTGTTCAACATTTATATTGCAACattctgattttgggcctagtcagaatagtggttttggaaccacaaatccgatgagtaaaatttatttttattatatttttatggtatacgatttcacggaatgatttcgtgaaaatttcgttcgaaaattttgaaatttgggcactcaatttggtcaaaaggactaaattgtaaaaagtgcaaaagttgagttctacatgttagaagtgtctaattgtaaTGAGTTTTTatattaaaggtccttaaatggtaatcaTACCATTTtaaagtttgtggacaaaaatggacatggtatgataggcttttaaaagtttttcattaagggcattttagtaaattggtaattaaatgaattaaaaatgccaaaataagccaaatttgttcatcttcttcctcatggccgaatttttcatgaaaaacaccatggataggattttcaagctttccaagctcattttaAGTGATCCcgagtcccgtttttaatgttctttacatttttgaagtctcgataatatgttctagctatttctaccattattttgagctagggtttgtgtttaaaaatttacccatgaatgatatgcatgtattttgatgtttaatggtagaatatgaagcttgaaattgtgttaaacaactttttctaagtgattttacgtgaaaacgagtaaaacggcataatcggtaaaaatacctaatgttcataagtatatgttagagtgagaatttgatgttgccatagaagggaaaaattatcagcatgtcataaaacataagaaaataggatgaagtttaatttccgaactttggggcaaaagtgcaaatatataaaagtttaggggacaaaatgaaaatttgtaaaaataagatttttggatccgtatgaataatgtgaataattattaggctaaatgtgatattatagatgaaggaaatcgagattcaggcttaaatcggaaaaatacaaggttattgactaaaaatggtaaattgtcgtttctggatcaaggtaagttcatgtgtgaataataatgcaataccatgcatgaattgtaattctctattgatatggcataaattttatgatttaatatgtttaagagaagttgatggatggtatgtatgatatggaaaaatgtaatgtttgttgtgtcatgtgaaattgaatggcaaattattgttacatgaattgagtgttaaattgCTATTActtgggttgtatgaattgctacacggttgtacctgatgagatttcgacaagtttgttcgtaaataatttatcgattctttttattttattatattttgttatcatatgaaatgtggctgcctataaaATGACTAtatgttgtaaattgcaaattgaaaaaggactatgaataaatttgtaacatgttggaaagtggggaatttcccgattgagccttcggaatagaaacgatacgaatgatctattgtgaggtcacgtgtgtagtactaagtgtaggctactacgtgtaccggataattggtcgcatgtgtagtactaagtgcaggctactatgcgtacccaataacttcgatcacgtgtgtagtactaagtgcaagctactacgtgtaccagataattggttgcatgtgtagtactaagtgcaggctactatgctaCCAGATAGGTTTGGCtaaaagtgtgaaaatatgtgcaggcaactgagtatcagttattattctgaagtgttcaacgggaaaatcgattaagtaaaaatacatgtgaacatgattatatgatgaataagtgcaggtatatgtttatgaaaattatgagcaatgtgctcgatatttgagtgaacttcgataagacaaaatggattaagtgaaattatgtaagagtgaattttagtagtaaaacaatgttggacagcagcagtttcatgagtttgaaaattcaccaaaaattgtgtaagttgaattaaatttcaaaaaaattatggaattaaatattaattagtctattttcatataaaagaaataggggGAGAAAAGAGTCCTacattatgtgatattctaatttttgtgagacagtgtcagaatgaattcaagATTCTCTGTTCTAACTTGGaataattgttaaaaattgtacaaaaataattatgagttataatttatatgaatagaatcaaatgagtctaatttcaggaggaatggacaagaacatcatccgagtcgtgaaatatgagataaatactttttagtgaagagaggtcagaactgttgaatagcaaaataggggaaaatttaatgaataaaaaatactaattggctaaaccaaaaattctggaaattttatgggagaaaggtatatgagtttagtttcaaggaaaattaacgaaactaaatttggagttttgtagcttcagatatgaatgatttagtaactataactcgataaaacaacttaacctgaacatgtgtaattgtacaattatagtgttttatcttgaaaagcatgttagtaattgcttattaatttcatatgaacttactaagcgtaaagcttacccatcctctccatttctttagtattggcaggtcggctcggggttggagatcgtcagaggtaaaatcacactatcaaactatcatttttgggagaattaattcaaatattagaaatatcaagtgagtggcatgtataggaagttggtttgtgatatgtattattattatgactttgaccatacgtatcagtctgcattgagttatcgtatatgatcatgagatgtggtccttatccattatggtttataagtttaattaatcatgccatgtcctatgttttgatgtgatgatatagttagctttgtttgttatgcatgattggtaatacatcaggtaagttaaatgcaggccagtggatcatgaattaaatggaaatgagtaatgttgccttgaatatggatgtttaatagacaaattggtaactacgttatgatggtataaaatgagaataagatttagcatgtctagttctagttaatgtaagaatgtatattatatacaggatggtaagcaaatatgtttaaagtgaatgacatgttattgcatgattatgcatgtgttcgaaaagttttgaattaaatgaaattttatggcccagttttcgtctatgtgtatggttaagtctggtaatgccttgtactctattccggccttggatacgggtaaggggtgttacatatatcaCCTATTTTCTCAAGATAATGAGTgaataataattttggtgaaatatgtttcgttctatcACCTTTGATTTAATCaccttcaattgagctatacatgctatattatatatCTTCATATAAGATAGTTGACATTTTTTCCTATAAAGGTAAATCACATATCTTGTGgatatgttgggtcaataaccttagccaaacacactctcgaCTTGTCTCATGCATTGCAAATATTTTTGCATGATTAAAGAAGCAGCAAGTAATATTTGCTTTGTTGAACGCCATGATATGACGGTACCCCCATATATAAATATCCTgtttgagatcgacctttatgtggatctaataagtatccagcatcagcatagccaactaatagggattttgaatcatttgaataaaataatcccatatcaatggtccctctaaaatatctaaatacatttttaatttcattccaaTGTCTACATGTTGGAGAAGAACgaaatcttgctaacaagtttacaacGAAAGCTATATCAGGTtgtgtgttgtttg includes these proteins:
- the LOC107935881 gene encoding uncharacterized protein, with amino-acid sequence MVTEINPKRVCSHFQKARKKKKTRVPPTLRRLTALRRSVLLPLLSTHSRVNQGFIGPKDSCVLLTNPESPLGFDRGETSEDSKASNAVRSMRWREYGAVLARAWLLDGTECTVLEAWLWRKGENPRVLPVLKFLGYLG